One region of Polaribacter pectinis genomic DNA includes:
- a CDS encoding GNAT family N-acetyltransferase yields the protein MITVSENIKLREIHNTDCESLFKLMQEIYPPAYQHFWTDNGNWYINSQYLKENILKELSVDNADYYFILFKDEVVGNFRIVWDEKLANLSEEKQVKLHRIYLHQNTQGNGIGKKLLSWLEEKAKEKGYKIIWLDAMNEQPQAFQFYEKLGYQYHSHIFLPFELLHDKVRKMSQVYKKI from the coding sequence TTGATTACAGTTTCAGAAAACATAAAATTAAGAGAGATTCATAATACAGATTGTGAATCTCTTTTTAAGCTGATGCAAGAAATTTATCCTCCAGCTTACCAACATTTTTGGACAGATAATGGCAATTGGTATATAAACTCTCAATATTTAAAAGAAAACATTTTAAAAGAACTTTCTGTGGATAATGCAGACTATTATTTTATACTTTTTAAGGATGAAGTTGTAGGTAATTTTAGAATTGTTTGGGATGAAAAACTCGCTAATTTATCCGAAGAAAAACAAGTAAAATTACATCGTATTTATCTGCATCAAAATACGCAAGGAAATGGAATTGGTAAAAAGTTACTTTCTTGGTTGGAAGAAAAAGCTAAAGAAAAAGGCTACAAAATTATTTGGTTAGATGCTATGAATGAGCAACCACAAGCTTTTCAATTTTATGAAAAACTTGGGTATCAATATCATTCTCACATTTTTCTACCTTTTGAATTATTACATGATAAGGTTCGAAAAATGAGTCAGGTTTATAAAAAAATCTAA
- the dut gene encoding dUTP diphosphatase encodes MNVQIINKSKHATPNYETEGAAGMDLRANISEAITLKPLERAIVKTGLFIALPVGFEAQVRPRSGLAAKKGITVLNSPGTVDADYRGEIGVILVNLSNEDFIVNDGERIAQLIIAKHERVNWKEVEVLSETERGSGGFGSTGV; translated from the coding sequence ATGAACGTACAAATAATTAACAAATCGAAACACGCAACTCCAAATTACGAAACTGAAGGAGCTGCAGGAATGGATTTAAGAGCAAATATTAGTGAAGCAATTACACTAAAACCTTTAGAAAGAGCCATTGTTAAAACTGGTTTATTTATAGCTTTACCTGTTGGTTTCGAAGCACAAGTAAGACCAAGAAGTGGTTTAGCTGCGAAAAAAGGAATTACCGTTCTAAATTCTCCTGGAACTGTAGATGCAGATTATCGTGGAGAAATTGGGGTAATATTAGTAAATCTTTCTAATGAAGACTTTATAGTAAATGATGGTGAAAGAATTGCACAATTAATTATCGCAAAACACGAACGTGTAAACTGGAAAGAAGTTGAAGTTTTAAGTGAAACAGAACGTGGTTCTGGTGGTTTTGGAAGTACAGGAGTTTAA
- a CDS encoding MFS transporter gives MAKQDPYAALRIKEFNIFLFVRFLLVFGWSMQFIVIEWQVYSITKDPLSLGIIGLMEIIPAFSMALFAGHIVDQREKRNLLALCTAAFSLISLGLFLLTTDSILESWSTNSVLYCIYGLVFFGGFLRSFFGPTIFSLVALLVPKKIYHNAATWSTSTWKTAAVSGALFGGIFIGKIGVDKTLCLVFILVILAFIFTFLIKKKPILNKKIGEPMKESLKAGVKFVFQNKAILGVLTLDMIAVLFGGTVAILSVFAQDVLKVGPEGFGILNASISMGSIVTMFLTTYIPINRNTGKKMLVSVFIFGLSIIAFGLSSIFWVSVLALFVSGAADGISMVIRQTILQLKTPDDMRGRVSSVNSMFVGSSNELGAFESGLAAKLIGPVAAVVFGGTMTLITVVTIGAVNPTLRELDLSEEIEANEKED, from the coding sequence ATGGCAAAACAAGATCCTTACGCAGCTTTAAGAATTAAAGAATTTAATATTTTCTTATTTGTAAGATTTCTATTAGTTTTTGGCTGGTCCATGCAATTTATTGTTATTGAATGGCAAGTATATTCAATAACAAAAGATCCACTTTCTTTAGGAATTATCGGTTTAATGGAAATAATTCCCGCATTTTCAATGGCATTATTTGCAGGACATATTGTAGACCAAAGAGAAAAAAGAAATTTATTAGCCCTTTGTACAGCTGCTTTTTCACTAATTAGTTTAGGGTTGTTTTTATTAACTACAGATAGCATTTTAGAAAGCTGGTCTACAAATTCGGTTTTATATTGTATTTATGGTTTGGTGTTTTTTGGTGGGTTTTTACGTTCTTTTTTTGGACCAACAATTTTTTCTTTAGTAGCGTTATTAGTTCCTAAGAAAATTTATCATAATGCGGCAACTTGGAGCACAAGTACATGGAAAACTGCCGCAGTTTCTGGTGCACTTTTTGGAGGAATTTTTATAGGAAAAATAGGTGTAGACAAAACTTTATGTTTGGTTTTTATCTTGGTAATTTTAGCTTTTATTTTCACTTTTTTAATTAAAAAGAAACCAATTTTAAACAAAAAAATTGGCGAACCAATGAAAGAAAGTTTAAAAGCAGGAGTAAAGTTCGTTTTTCAAAATAAAGCTATTTTGGGTGTTTTAACGTTAGATATGATTGCTGTTTTATTTGGTGGAACAGTTGCAATTTTATCCGTTTTTGCACAAGATGTTTTAAAAGTTGGGCCAGAAGGTTTTGGAATTTTAAATGCATCTATTTCTATGGGAAGTATTGTAACTATGTTTTTAACAACTTATATTCCTATCAACAGAAATACAGGTAAAAAGATGTTAGTTTCCGTCTTTATTTTTGGATTAAGTATTATTGCTTTTGGGTTATCATCTATTTTCTGGGTAAGTGTTTTAGCTTTGTTTGTAAGTGGAGCAGCAGACGGAATTTCTATGGTAATTAGACAAACAATTTTACAATTAAAAACGCCAGATGATATGAGAGGAAGAGTTTCCTCTGTAAATTCTATGTTTGTTGGTTCTTCTAATGAATTAGGTGCTTTCGAAAGTGGTTTAGCTGCTAAATTAATTGGACCAGTTGCAGCAGTAGTTTTTGGCGGAACCATGACTTTAATAACGGTTGTTACAATAGGCGCTGTAAATCCTACTTTAAGAGAATTAGACTTATCAGAAGAAATAGAAGCAAATGAAAAAGAGGACTAA
- a CDS encoding NAD(P)H-dependent glycerol-3-phosphate dehydrogenase, with translation MNEQPKIAVIGGGSWATAIVKMLSENLDTVGWYIRSKSAIEHIKKNNHNPKYLRAAELNASQLDLTSDINKTVANYDVLIFAIPSAFLVSELEKLKKSLKDKIIFSAIKGIVPETGLIVGEHFNKEYDIPFENIGVITGPCHAEEVAMERLSYLTIACRDEQKAKIISNSLKSWYIKTKISDDIIGTEYAAMLKNIYAVAAGIAHGLGYGDNFQSVLMSNAIREMKRFIKKVHKMKRNINNSAYLGDLLVTGYSVFSRNRQFGNMIGKGYTVKSAQMEMSMIAEGYYATKSAYKMKKENGAKTPIIDAVYNVLYADKDAKKEFKKLTNKLD, from the coding sequence ATGAATGAACAACCAAAAATAGCGGTTATAGGAGGAGGAAGTTGGGCAACAGCAATTGTAAAAATGTTGTCAGAAAATTTAGACACAGTTGGTTGGTATATTAGAAGTAAATCTGCCATAGAACATATTAAGAAAAATAATCATAACCCAAAATACTTACGAGCAGCAGAATTAAACGCATCTCAATTAGATTTAACGAGCGATATAAACAAAACAGTTGCAAATTATGATGTGCTAATTTTTGCAATTCCATCTGCTTTTTTAGTAAGTGAATTAGAGAAACTTAAAAAGTCTTTAAAAGACAAAATTATATTTTCTGCTATAAAAGGGATTGTGCCAGAAACAGGTTTAATTGTTGGAGAACATTTTAATAAAGAATATGATATTCCGTTTGAAAACATTGGCGTAATTACTGGTCCTTGTCACGCAGAAGAGGTTGCAATGGAACGTTTATCTTATTTAACAATTGCTTGTAGAGACGAACAAAAAGCGAAAATTATAAGTAATTCTTTAAAAAGTTGGTACATAAAAACCAAAATTTCTGATGATATTATTGGAACCGAATATGCAGCAATGTTGAAAAACATTTATGCTGTTGCTGCAGGAATTGCTCATGGTTTAGGTTATGGAGACAATTTTCAGTCTGTGTTAATGAGTAACGCAATTCGCGAAATGAAACGTTTTATTAAGAAAGTTCATAAAATGAAACGTAACATTAATAACTCTGCTTATTTAGGAGATTTATTAGTTACAGGATATTCCGTTTTTAGTAGAAACAGACAATTTGGGAATATGATTGGTAAAGGGTATACTGTAAAATCTGCTCAAATGGAAATGAGCATGATTGCAGAAGGTTATTATGCAACCAAAAGCGCTTATAAAATGAAGAAAGAAAATGGTGCAAAAACTCCAATTATAGATGCTGTTTACAATGTTTTATATGCAGATAAAGACGCGAAAAAAGAATTTAAAAAGTTGACTAATAAATTGGATTAA
- a CDS encoding DUF547 domain-containing protein → MKQFFLILFLASTFNFNAQDTVNYSQVSQDLLQNIMNKKSYDKQVEILANSTLEDLTNQLKTDNEKIAFWVNVYNSFIQISLTENPKEYEDRGAYFKKPRVKIAGETLSFDEIEHDILRRSRVKLSWGYLRKYFRPKYERKLRVKNIDWRIHFALNCGAKSCPPVAKFTPEGLDREFDFMTTEYLKEQTTYNEETRTAKSVSLFSWFRADFGGLCGARQILADYKITPKKPKNLEFADYDWTLSLGNFRKIPK, encoded by the coding sequence ATGAAACAGTTTTTTTTAATACTTTTTTTAGCATCTACTTTTAATTTCAATGCACAAGATACAGTAAATTATTCGCAGGTTTCGCAAGATTTATTGCAAAACATAATGAATAAAAAATCTTACGACAAGCAAGTAGAAATTCTTGCAAATAGTACTTTGGAAGATTTAACAAATCAGTTGAAAACAGACAATGAAAAAATTGCATTTTGGGTAAATGTTTACAATTCTTTTATTCAAATTTCTTTAACGGAAAACCCTAAAGAATATGAAGATAGAGGTGCATATTTTAAAAAACCAAGAGTTAAAATTGCTGGAGAAACATTGTCTTTTGATGAAATTGAACATGATATTTTAAGGCGCTCAAGAGTAAAATTAAGCTGGGGATATTTAAGAAAATACTTTAGACCAAAATACGAACGTAAATTGCGTGTAAAAAATATTGATTGGAGAATTCATTTTGCATTGAATTGTGGCGCAAAAAGTTGTCCACCTGTTGCGAAATTTACTCCTGAAGGTTTAGATAGAGAATTTGACTTTATGACAACTGAATATTTAAAAGAACAAACAACTTACAATGAGGAAACAAGAACTGCAAAATCAGTATCATTATTTTCTTGGTTTAGAGCAGATTTTGGCGGTTTGTGTGGCGCAAGACAAATTTTAGCAGATTATAAAATTACTCCTAAAAAGCCTAAAAATTTAGAGTTTGCAGATTATGATTGGACATTAAGTTTAGGTAATTTTAGAAAGATTCCAAAGTAA
- a CDS encoding alpha/beta hydrolase, whose amino-acid sequence MKTNFVLLFCFFFIVISCKRKVDKKTETQPKVEERKSTKAANVSILEKEFVIEGLNDISHKIWLYLPPNYNETSENYEVIYMHDAQNLFDDKTSFVGEWGIDETLNKLYNKTGKSFIVVGVENGGEKRIEEYTPWKHEKYGGGKGAIYVDFLANTLKPYIDANYRTKTAPENTAIVGSSLGGLISFYGGLKKPKVFGKIGALSTSFWFSNKVNDFTKENGNQKNSKIYFLVGGKEGDNMVPDTKNMANLLVGLGFPKENIRTNIVPEGKHTESFWKAEFLETITFLFNL is encoded by the coding sequence ATGAAAACTAACTTTGTATTACTTTTTTGCTTTTTTTTTATTGTAATTTCCTGCAAAAGAAAGGTTGATAAAAAAACAGAAACTCAACCAAAAGTTGAAGAAAGAAAATCTACCAAAGCTGCCAATGTTTCCATTCTTGAGAAAGAATTTGTTATTGAAGGTTTAAACGATATTTCACATAAAATTTGGTTGTATTTACCACCAAATTACAATGAAACTTCTGAAAATTATGAAGTGATTTATATGCATGATGCACAAAATTTATTTGATGATAAAACTTCTTTTGTAGGAGAATGGGGAATTGATGAAACACTTAATAAACTTTATAATAAAACAGGAAAAAGCTTTATAGTTGTTGGTGTAGAAAATGGTGGCGAAAAAAGAATTGAAGAATATACGCCTTGGAAACACGAAAAATATGGTGGAGGAAAAGGTGCAATTTATGTCGATTTTTTAGCAAATACCTTAAAACCATATATTGATGCTAATTATAGAACAAAAACTGCACCAGAAAATACTGCTATTGTTGGTAGTTCTTTAGGAGGATTAATTTCCTTTTATGGTGGCTTGAAAAAACCAAAAGTTTTTGGTAAAATTGGTGCACTTTCTACTTCTTTTTGGTTTTCTAATAAAGTAAATGATTTTACAAAAGAAAATGGAAATCAGAAAAACTCTAAAATATACTTTTTAGTTGGTGGAAAAGAAGGCGATAACATGGTTCCTGATACTAAAAATATGGCAAATTTATTAGTAGGTTTAGGATTTCCGAAAGAAAATATTCGAACAAACATAGTTCCTGAAGGAAAACATACAGAGTCTTTTTGGAAAGCAGAATTTTTAGAAACAATCACTTTTTTATTCAATTTATAA
- a CDS encoding PspC domain-containing protein, with product MILGVCEWLSTKTQFSAKNIRIVFVLLVLFAGLGLGAYLILWLVKILSKE from the coding sequence ATGATTTTAGGAGTATGTGAATGGTTGAGTACGAAAACACAGTTTTCAGCAAAAAATATTAGAATAGTTTTCGTTTTATTGGTGCTATTTGCTGGTTTAGGTCTTGGGGCTTATTTAATTTTATGGTTGGTAAAAATTCTATCTAAAGAATAA
- a CDS encoding TIGR04283 family arsenosugar biosynthesis glycosyltransferase has product MMLSIIIPVYNEQENLTKRLSFLCDEANKFPIEIIISNSPESIDESKMVCNNYGKVIHFDSDKKGRAAQMNFGASKSNGDILLFLHADVCLPKDFYVKILEAIKSGHKAGFFAYKFDKESFLLNVNSSFTKKDGMFTGGGDQCQFFTREIFEELNGFNEDYCIMEDFEMIDRVRKNKIPYTIVQSKAIVSSRKYEENSWLKVNLINGYVFLKYKLGASPTELRKTYKGLLRESV; this is encoded by the coding sequence ATGATGTTAAGTATTATAATCCCTGTATATAATGAACAAGAAAACCTTACTAAAAGGTTGTCGTTTTTATGTGATGAAGCTAACAAGTTTCCTATAGAAATTATTATTTCTAATTCTCCAGAATCTATAGATGAAAGCAAAATGGTTTGTAATAACTATGGTAAAGTTATTCATTTTGACTCTGATAAAAAAGGAAGAGCAGCTCAAATGAACTTTGGAGCCTCTAAATCTAATGGAGACATTCTATTATTTTTACATGCAGATGTTTGCTTGCCAAAGGATTTTTATGTTAAAATTCTAGAAGCCATAAAATCTGGTCATAAAGCAGGTTTTTTTGCTTATAAATTTGATAAAGAAAGTTTTCTATTAAACGTGAACAGCTCTTTTACAAAAAAAGATGGAATGTTTACTGGAGGAGGAGATCAATGCCAGTTTTTTACGAGAGAAATTTTTGAAGAATTAAACGGATTTAACGAAGATTACTGTATTATGGAAGATTTTGAAATGATAGATAGAGTAAGAAAAAACAAGATTCCTTATACAATTGTTCAATCTAAGGCAATAGTAAGTTCAAGAAAATATGAAGAGAATTCCTGGTTAAAAGTTAACTTAATTAATGGATATGTATTTTTAAAGTATAAATTGGGTGCAAGCCCAACAGAATTAAGAAAAACCTATAAAGGTTTGTTAAGAGAAAGTGTATAA